From the genome of Leptolyngbya iicbica LK, one region includes:
- the rpmI gene encoding 50S ribosomal protein L35 → MPKLKTRRAAAKRFKRTGSGKFVRRKAFRNHLLDKKKTKRKARLSQKAVVVDADAPNVELMLPYS, encoded by the coding sequence ATGCCGAAGCTAAAAACTCGCAGAGCGGCTGCTAAGCGCTTTAAGCGCACAGGCAGTGGCAAGTTCGTACGTCGCAAAGCATTCCGCAATCACCTGCTGGATAAGAAAAAGACCAAGCGTAAAGCCCGTCTATCTCAGAAAGCTGTGGTCGTTGATGCCGATGCGCCCAATGTTGAGCTGATGCTGCCCTATTCCTAG
- a CDS encoding ferredoxin-thioredoxin reductase variable chain — MQVGDRVRIKDSVIFYHHPLHRNAAYDAQGMEGEVTKILKDWQGRPISANFPVVVQFAVEGAKRPFQAHLRSDELETVA; from the coding sequence ATGCAGGTTGGCGATCGCGTACGAATCAAAGATTCGGTTATCTTTTATCATCATCCCCTGCACCGCAACGCTGCCTATGATGCGCAGGGCATGGAAGGGGAAGTGACCAAGATCCTTAAAGATTGGCAAGGTCGTCCCATCAGCGCTAATTTTCCTGTGGTTGTCCAGTTCGCTGTAGAAGGGGCCAAGCGGCCTTTTCAAGCACATTTACGTAGTGACGAACTGGAAACTGTCGCTTAA
- a CDS encoding MBL fold metallo-hydrolase, producing MAHLKDRRPQNVDGDIYVDTSCIDCDTCRWMVPSVFTREAGMSAVFHQPTTEAERLAALQAVLSCPTASIGTVAPPPDMKAAQASLPIPIAENVYHCGYHSEKSYGAASYFIQRPEGNILTDSPRFAAPLVKQLEALGGVQYLYLTHRDDVADHRQWHERFGCDRLLHAADITPSTADIELPLQGTEPIVFAPDITIIPVPGHTQGHTVLLYRDRFLFTGDHLAWSVRLQQLYAFRNYCWYSWAELVRSMEKLATYQFEWVLPGHGRRYHAAPDVMQQQMQTCLDWVRSQ from the coding sequence ATGGCCCATCTCAAAGATCGTCGCCCCCAAAATGTTGATGGCGACATTTATGTAGACACCTCTTGCATCGACTGTGACACTTGTCGATGGATGGTGCCCAGTGTGTTTACCCGAGAGGCTGGTATGTCAGCCGTGTTTCATCAGCCCACGACTGAGGCTGAACGGTTGGCCGCTTTGCAGGCGGTGCTTTCCTGTCCTACGGCTTCAATTGGCACTGTGGCTCCTCCGCCAGATATGAAAGCAGCGCAAGCAAGTTTGCCGATTCCCATTGCGGAGAATGTCTACCACTGCGGCTACCATTCTGAAAAATCCTATGGCGCGGCGAGCTATTTCATTCAGCGGCCCGAAGGCAACATCTTGACCGATTCCCCAAGATTTGCCGCGCCCCTGGTTAAACAGTTAGAGGCGTTAGGTGGGGTGCAATATTTGTATCTGACCCATCGGGATGATGTCGCGGATCATCGACAATGGCATGAGCGGTTTGGGTGCGATCGCCTCTTACACGCCGCTGACATCACCCCCAGTACTGCCGACATTGAGTTGCCTTTGCAGGGGACTGAGCCGATTGTGTTTGCGCCCGATATTACGATTATTCCTGTGCCGGGTCATACCCAAGGACATACGGTCTTGCTATATCGCGATCGCTTCCTGTTCACAGGCGATCACCTCGCGTGGTCTGTACGATTGCAACAACTCTACGCCTTTCGCAATTACTGCTGGTATTCCTGGGCGGAACTGGTGCGATCAATGGAAAAGTTAGCGACATACCAGTTTGAGTGGGTGTTGCCGGGGCATGGTCGTCGCTATCACGCGGCTCCTGATGTCATGCAGCAGCAGATGCAAACATGTCTGGACTGGGTGCGATCGCAATAA
- a CDS encoding tetratricopeptide repeat protein, whose product MEDTNLLLTYLVTLLGLLSVAAVLVIRQVFKTRRVEGTLNRLQSKLSKEKGSAQEYYELGSLLLDKKLYSQAVIQLKQALKLLTEEESEQAALISNALGYAYFAQEQYDLAIRQYKEALDIAPTYVTALNNLGHSYERKQLTAQALESYELSLQYDPDNKTAKRRAESLRKRLAPAGQE is encoded by the coding sequence ATGGAAGATACCAATCTGCTGTTGACCTATCTGGTAACGCTGCTCGGTTTATTAAGTGTGGCGGCGGTTTTGGTCATTCGCCAAGTATTTAAGACGCGACGGGTCGAGGGTACCCTCAACCGTCTGCAAAGCAAGTTGAGCAAAGAAAAGGGCAGCGCTCAAGAGTACTACGAACTGGGTAGCCTCTTGCTGGATAAAAAACTCTATTCCCAGGCGGTGATTCAACTTAAGCAAGCGCTTAAGCTGCTAACTGAGGAAGAGTCAGAACAAGCGGCTTTGATTAGCAATGCTCTGGGCTATGCCTATTTTGCTCAAGAGCAATATGACCTGGCCATCCGCCAGTATAAAGAAGCCCTAGACATTGCCCCGACCTATGTCACCGCTTTGAATAATTTGGGTCATAGTTACGAGCGCAAGCAACTGACGGCTCAAGCGCTGGAATCGTATGAGCTCTCTCTGCAGTACGACCCTGACAACAAGACTGCTAAACGTCGCGCCGAGTCGCTGCGTAAACGCTTAGCGCCTGCTGGCCAGGAATAA
- the rplT gene encoding 50S ribosomal protein L20 — MARVKRGNVARKRRKKVLKLAKGFRGSHSKLFRTANQQVMKALRYAYRDRRRRKRDFRRLWITRINAAARLHGMSYSRLIGQLKKADIEINRKMLAQMAILDPEGFGKVVEIASKA; from the coding sequence ATGGCACGGGTCAAACGCGGTAATGTCGCCCGCAAGCGCCGCAAAAAGGTGCTCAAGTTGGCAAAAGGTTTTCGTGGATCGCATTCCAAGCTCTTTCGCACGGCAAATCAGCAGGTCATGAAGGCCTTGCGGTATGCCTATCGCGATCGCCGTCGTCGGAAGCGGGATTTTCGTCGGTTGTGGATTACGCGCATCAACGCAGCAGCTCGCCTACACGGCATGAGCTACAGCCGACTGATTGGACAGCTGAAAAAAGCTGATATTGAAATTAACCGTAAGATGTTGGCGCAGATGGCGATTCTAGATCCCGAAGGATTTGGCAAGGTCGTCGAAATTGCCAGCAAAGCCTAA
- a CDS encoding DUF7507 domain-containing protein, with the protein MTHYTNTPTSQSTTSSSLPTPNRQLGRQVAPSLQKLLTLSTGSLLLSTVAKAQAQSAVFCPLTEGQLPLECADRSLTPDEAQVTATAINQPDLDRPLNRAVVPTFSAIAAAPPDQASHAESVPQVEAQVAIAASASPTPTSVIASQPEPMPAAIEAASVDLAVENLQKSLNRAGFAVEVNGVFDQPTQTALQQFKAQRGLNVVGIAATPEQTNLVSAMPAGYSGGQSLLLVQNSDDESSESAPENSTEAADTDSDSDADATDTPPAAETEAENSTETETETETPAAEDSTDPEPEAEAPAAEDSTDPEPEAEAETAPNVPEGSEDVEDTDTTPPDTSADSPTEDDTTTTTTDEGDDTTADEEPSGELDTDPSEGESTGATDDRTDAEAADDAPETNANEPTGADTPAEDTPAATPDRVHAPTPEASVDKSGSPAMTPRSTPPADAAKKPDEPGGNISNTATGTSRETPPQGASADVPVTSQPVFGFNKTVTEVINPDGSIAADNLVDEAGDTIKYTMRVSNFGNVTLTGVAIADPLLKAAPAENVTLRVGEELFFQGEYTATQADIDGENAYIHNEASFSSHQTSPKTDGEAVPIRKTPALTVDKQATNIDRKNDGQLNAVGDIIDYSIVVTNTGNQTLTNVQVNDGLIGNQTIDQLAPSESKTFLGQYKLTQQDIDSNGGGDGDIDNSVIAKADQVPPAEAFAEVELQQKPALAIEKRVLEVDETGDGVLNNAGEKIHYEVIVTNTGNQTLNNVIVTDPLLGGTVDEGFSLSPGASKSYKLTYTITQADLDNGGAPLNAPEFLNPSQP; encoded by the coding sequence ATGACGCATTACACGAATACCCCCACATCGCAGTCCACAACCAGCTCTTCTTTGCCAACTCCTAACCGGCAACTGGGGAGGCAAGTCGCCCCCAGCTTACAGAAGTTGTTAACCCTATCGACCGGGAGTCTTTTACTCTCAACCGTCGCTAAGGCACAGGCCCAAAGTGCCGTCTTTTGCCCGCTAACCGAGGGCCAGTTACCCCTTGAATGCGCCGATCGCTCGCTGACTCCTGACGAAGCTCAAGTTACAGCAACCGCAATTAATCAGCCCGATCTCGATCGCCCTCTCAACCGTGCAGTCGTGCCAACGTTTTCCGCAATCGCGGCGGCACCTCCCGATCAGGCGAGCCATGCAGAGAGCGTTCCCCAGGTTGAGGCCCAGGTTGCGATCGCGGCATCAGCTTCCCCCACCCCAACTTCCGTCATCGCCAGCCAACCTGAGCCAATGCCAGCAGCGATCGAAGCGGCATCAGTCGATTTAGCGGTGGAAAATCTCCAAAAATCGCTCAATCGTGCCGGATTTGCAGTGGAAGTCAACGGCGTCTTTGATCAACCCACGCAAACCGCACTGCAACAGTTCAAAGCGCAACGGGGTCTCAACGTTGTCGGTATTGCCGCGACTCCTGAACAAACCAATCTGGTTTCAGCCATGCCAGCGGGCTACAGTGGCGGTCAAAGTCTGCTGCTCGTGCAAAACTCTGATGACGAGTCGTCTGAGTCCGCCCCGGAGAACAGTACGGAAGCAGCCGACACGGATAGCGACAGTGACGCAGACGCAACCGATACGCCGCCTGCAGCGGAGACAGAAGCCGAAAATAGCACCGAGACAGAAACAGAAACAGAAACTCCAGCAGCCGAGGACAGCACCGACCCAGAGCCAGAAGCAGAAGCTCCAGCAGCCGAGGACAGCACCGACCCAGAGCCAGAGGCAGAGGCAGAAACAGCCCCGAATGTCCCCGAAGGTAGCGAAGACGTCGAGGACACCGATACAACCCCACCAGACACCTCCGCCGACAGCCCCACCGAAGACGATACAACCACCACGACGACAGATGAAGGCGACGATACGACAGCTGATGAGGAGCCGTCGGGTGAGCTGGACACGGACCCATCAGAGGGAGAAAGCACTGGCGCAACGGATGACCGTACTGATGCCGAAGCAGCTGACGATGCCCCGGAAACGAATGCCAACGAGCCCACTGGCGCAGATACGCCAGCAGAAGACACCCCAGCAGCGACGCCAGACCGTGTTCACGCCCCAACCCCCGAGGCATCTGTGGATAAGTCAGGAAGTCCAGCCATGACGCCGCGATCGACGCCTCCGGCAGATGCCGCGAAAAAACCGGATGAGCCCGGCGGCAACATCAGCAATACCGCCACCGGCACCAGCCGCGAAACTCCGCCCCAAGGAGCCAGCGCCGATGTACCGGTCACCAGCCAGCCGGTCTTTGGCTTTAATAAAACAGTTACGGAGGTGATTAACCCCGATGGTTCGATCGCGGCTGACAACCTTGTCGATGAGGCGGGTGACACGATTAAGTACACCATGCGGGTCAGCAATTTTGGGAATGTGACGCTCACTGGAGTCGCGATCGCCGATCCCTTGTTAAAGGCCGCTCCAGCGGAAAATGTCACCTTGAGGGTGGGCGAAGAGCTCTTTTTCCAAGGGGAATACACAGCCACGCAAGCCGATATCGATGGTGAGAACGCATACATTCACAATGAGGCGAGCTTTAGCAGTCATCAAACCTCACCCAAAACCGATGGCGAAGCCGTACCGATTCGCAAAACCCCAGCCCTAACCGTCGACAAGCAAGCGACGAATATCGATCGCAAAAACGATGGTCAACTCAATGCCGTCGGCGACATCATTGACTATTCAATTGTGGTGACCAATACGGGCAATCAAACGTTGACCAACGTCCAAGTCAACGATGGTTTGATCGGCAATCAGACCATCGATCAGTTAGCTCCCAGTGAGAGCAAAACCTTTTTAGGCCAGTATAAGTTGACGCAGCAAGATATCGACTCCAATGGCGGCGGCGACGGTGATATTGATAACTCAGTGATTGCCAAAGCCGATCAAGTTCCCCCTGCCGAAGCTTTTGCCGAAGTTGAATTACAGCAAAAACCAGCCTTAGCGATTGAGAAGCGAGTCTTGGAGGTGGATGAAACGGGAGATGGCGTGCTCAATAATGCTGGTGAAAAGATTCACTATGAGGTGATCGTGACGAATACTGGCAATCAAACGTTGAACAACGTGATTGTGACCGATCCGTTACTGGGCGGCACAGTGGACGAAGGATTCTCATTATCGCCAGGGGCCAGCAAGTCTTATAAGTTGACTTACACCATCACCCAGGCCGATTTAGACAATGGCGGTGCGCCTTTGAATGCACCAGAATTCCTCAACCCGAGCCAACCATAA
- a CDS encoding transporter substrate-binding domain-containing protein: MSAHDMRLPISIFGMVLGVQVLAAPVAFSADLAAIEERGYLVVAVKDNWRPLGFVDDTGELAGLEIDIATRLAVELFDDATAIQFVPVSNLDRLSAVLNDEVDLAIAGLAITPMRQRVVNFSTPYYLDGTAFLTRDPAIRTLQDLELGTIALIAGSEAVTHVNYTLPTATLVGIDSYQQGYMMAEAGQVDAIAADLTVLSGWVQEYPSYRLLPSVLTAEPLAIAFPKGNQYMDLQRFVNGAIGQWHADGWLEERATYWGLP, from the coding sequence TTGTCAGCTCACGACATGCGCTTACCGATTTCTATTTTTGGCATGGTACTGGGGGTGCAAGTTCTTGCAGCCCCAGTTGCGTTTTCAGCCGATTTAGCTGCGATCGAAGAACGCGGCTATCTGGTGGTCGCCGTTAAGGACAACTGGCGTCCTCTCGGGTTTGTGGATGATACCGGAGAGCTGGCAGGCCTGGAAATTGACATTGCTACCCGGCTTGCTGTTGAACTCTTTGATGATGCAACGGCGATCCAGTTTGTCCCTGTGTCGAACTTGGATCGGCTTTCGGCAGTGCTGAATGACGAGGTTGATCTGGCGATCGCCGGTCTCGCCATCACTCCCATGCGGCAACGAGTCGTAAATTTCAGCACCCCCTACTATCTGGATGGGACGGCCTTCTTGACTCGCGACCCGGCCATTCGTACCCTGCAGGATTTAGAGCTCGGCACGATCGCTTTGATTGCCGGATCAGAAGCTGTGACCCATGTGAACTACACGCTGCCGACCGCAACCTTGGTGGGGATCGATTCCTATCAACAGGGCTACATGATGGCGGAGGCAGGTCAGGTGGATGCGATCGCGGCCGACCTCACTGTTTTATCCGGTTGGGTACAGGAGTATCCCAGTTATCGGTTGTTGCCTAGCGTGCTGACGGCGGAACCGTTGGCGATCGCCTTCCCCAAAGGCAATCAGTACATGGACTTGCAGCGGTTTGTAAATGGTGCGATCGGCCAGTGGCACGCCGACGGCTGGCTCGAAGAACGCGCCACTTACTGGGGCTTGCCCTGA
- a CDS encoding S-methyl-5'-thioadenosine phosphorylase — MTSQATIGIIGGSGLYKMDALTDIEEVRVNTPFGEPSDALIVGTLEGTRVAFLARHGRNHTLMPSELPFRANIYAMKQLGVQYLISASAVGSLRESAKPLDMVVPDQFIDRTKNRISTFFGEGIVAHIAFGDPICHALAKVVADAATSLNLPDVTLHRGGTYVCMEGPAFSTKAESNLYRSWGATIIGMTNLPEAKLAREAEIAYATLALVTDYDCWHPDHDSVTVEMVIGNLQKNAKNAQAVIRAAVRSLATQPPASEAHDALKYAVITPLDKAPAATLEKLDLLLKKYR; from the coding sequence ATGACATCACAGGCGACCATTGGCATTATCGGCGGCAGCGGACTTTACAAAATGGATGCCCTCACCGATATCGAAGAAGTGCGAGTCAACACTCCCTTTGGCGAGCCCTCCGACGCTTTGATTGTCGGCACTTTAGAAGGGACTCGGGTCGCATTTCTCGCCCGTCATGGCCGCAACCACACTCTTATGCCTTCCGAGTTGCCGTTTCGGGCCAATATCTATGCCATGAAGCAACTCGGCGTCCAGTATTTGATTTCTGCCTCCGCCGTGGGGTCGTTGCGAGAGTCCGCTAAGCCGTTAGACATGGTGGTGCCCGACCAGTTTATTGATCGCACCAAAAACCGCATTTCCACCTTTTTTGGCGAAGGCATTGTTGCCCATATTGCCTTTGGCGACCCAATTTGCCATGCCTTAGCCAAAGTCGTCGCCGATGCCGCCACCAGTCTCAATTTGCCCGACGTCACCCTGCATCGCGGCGGCACCTACGTCTGTATGGAAGGACCGGCCTTTTCGACCAAGGCGGAATCAAATTTGTATCGCAGTTGGGGCGCGACCATCATTGGCATGACCAATCTGCCGGAAGCGAAGCTGGCGCGCGAAGCCGAAATTGCCTACGCTACGCTCGCACTGGTCACCGATTACGATTGTTGGCACCCCGATCACGATAGCGTCACCGTCGAAATGGTCATTGGCAATTTGCAAAAGAATGCCAAAAATGCCCAAGCGGTCATTCGGGCTGCGGTGCGCAGTCTAGCTACTCAACCCCCCGCTTCGGAAGCCCATGATGCGCTGAAGTATGCGGTGATCACTCCTCTAGACAAGGCTCCCGCAGCGACGCTGGAAAAGTTGGACTTATTGCTTAAAAAATATCGGTAA